A region from the Terriglobia bacterium genome encodes:
- a CDS encoding ABC transporter permease → MKHFVTLASNRIRLTMRNKIFLFFTLLMPLGLFFLFAGIFAKGEPRMVTYLLGPVISLTVMGSFWGLSANLVMYREQGILRRFRLAPVTAADMLSSSIAANYILTMPTVVIEILLARWLFHVTQFGSLLSLAILVSVATISFAALGLIVASVTNSMQETQVICQIVWYALMFFSGATFPLPMLPRVVQHLAVFLPATYVVIGLQKAMLLGAGLWALRVEITALGAWAILAFFISTQLFRWEPGEKVPSRAKLWAVATILPFLLLGAWESKYGHIQGQAKSAYKMVTAPEAAPEPPAEPAKAPR, encoded by the coding sequence TTGAAGCACTTCGTCACACTGGCCAGCAACCGCATCCGCTTGACGATGCGCAACAAAATTTTCCTGTTCTTCACGCTGCTCATGCCGCTGGGGCTGTTCTTCTTGTTTGCGGGGATCTTCGCCAAGGGCGAGCCGCGCATGGTGACTTACCTGCTCGGCCCCGTCATTTCGCTGACGGTGATGGGCAGCTTCTGGGGCCTGAGCGCCAATCTGGTGATGTACCGCGAGCAGGGCATCCTGCGGCGCTTCCGGCTGGCGCCGGTGACCGCGGCGGACATGCTGTCGTCGAGCATCGCGGCGAACTACATCCTGACGATGCCCACGGTGGTCATCGAGATCCTGCTGGCGCGCTGGCTGTTCCACGTCACGCAGTTCGGCAGCCTGCTCTCGCTGGCGATACTGGTGAGCGTGGCGACTATTTCTTTCGCGGCCCTGGGGCTGATCGTGGCCAGCGTGACCAACTCGATGCAGGAGACCCAGGTGATTTGCCAGATCGTCTGGTACGCGCTGATGTTTTTCTCCGGCGCCACGTTTCCACTGCCCATGCTGCCGCGCGTCGTGCAGCACCTGGCGGTTTTCCTGCCCGCAACCTACGTGGTGATCGGCCTGCAGAAGGCTATGTTGCTCGGAGCCGGCCTCTGGGCGCTGCGCGTGGAGATCACCGCGCTGGGCGCATGGGCGATCCTGGCGTTTTTTATTTCGACGCAACTGTTCCGCTGGGAGCCGGGCGAGAAGGTGCCCAGCCGCGCCAAGCTGTGGGCCGTGGCCACGATTCTGCCGTTCCTGCTTCTGGGCGCCTGGGAAAGCAAGTACGGGCACATCCAGGGGCAGGCCAAGTCGGCGTACAAGATGGTGACCGCACCGGAGGCGGCGCCAGAGCCGCCCGCGGAACCCGCCAAAGCTCCGCGCTGA